In Opitutales bacterium, the sequence AAATTTATGCGTAATAAAATGAAAGAGGGGATACCAGTCGACGGAAGCGAGCTTCGCAAATTTGTCGGTTCGACCGTACTTCTTTTTGCCTCCGTATCGGTTACAATATTTCTTACAAATAACGCGTTCGCAGAGTTTTCGGAAGTCAAAGAGTCTTTGACGAATCTAAAATACCTAGGGCTGGTCTTTTTCTACGGGACTCTCGTAACAATAGCTTTTCTGGTAGTGGCTTGGCTGCTGCAACTATATCAGCCTCCTTGGATTGTGAACCATAGCAGGGATCTTGTTGATGCAAATAAGAGATTAGAAACAAACATTGGTTTGATTCATAGTAGTGTCGATCAAAATGAAGGTAATGAATCGATAGTTGATACCTTTCGAAGCTTATCTGCAGAACTGAACACGATCGCGTCAGATTTCGAAAAACTGAAAAACTATGAGGACCTGATCGCCAAACGTCGAATATTTTATACCGACAATGCTGACAAAACTATGCTCAAGTTGATCGCTAGCGACGATATGGTCTCAACTAACACAAAACAAGTTAGGCTTGTCGGGACGATGATTGGAGGATCTGGAAAACAAGGATATGACCTCGTAGAAAGTATTGATGCTTTACACCGCAAGAGAATAAAAAATTGCGCAAGTAATTCTGGTAGTATATCTTCATTGCCGTTTGAGGAGTGCTTCATCGCTTGCCCGGGATTAGTTGATGAGGACCAGACGGAAATAAACGGTCTCAATACCTATGTCGCTTCCGCTCGCCACTTTGCTTTGACAGTATTAAAAAATTTATCCGCTAAAATGGCAGAAAATGATAGGTTCAACGCTAATGTATCGATTTATATTTCATATAAAGGAACAGATACATACCCAGCTTGGCACATGTGGGGTGATTCTGCAGTGTTTTTGCTACATTCGTTAGGCTTTACCCATAGAAAAGAAGAAGCGATTGCATTGGGTCGAGAGATCCCCGTCGCTATGAGTGCAATAAATGATGGTGAAGAAAATATCTTTGGTGACGAGATTGAGCGACTAAAGAATCACTTCGAGAATGATTTATTTTTTATGAATGAAAAACTTCAGCATGAAAGATGGAATTACAACTGCATGTCTGGTGTATTTTCTTTGCAGAATATAAACGTTGATGCTGGAAGACGAGTCGAAGCAACTGAACCTCCTGACGTGAGCGAGTCTACAGCAAGAACTTTCACTCATAAAATGGAGGAAGAGATTAAGAAGAGACGTGAACAAAATGGTGGCTTTTTCAGTAAACATAAGACCTGGGCGGATTTTGAAAAAACTGTTAATTCAAAAAGGAATGGGATAGATTTTAACAGGGAGGAGCTGGATGAATTGAGCGCTTGTTTTTCGAAAATAGCCAAAATTAATTAAGACTTACTATGATTAAAAAAACCTTCACATTTGTAATAGTAACACTGGCTTTACTAGGCTTTTGTTCATGCGTCCCTAAAGAAAAGGAATCACAGCGTTTAATTCTAGCAGAAAATCTAGTTCCATTATCCAGTATAACGATAATCGCTCAGATCAATGGGTATTTTGTTGACAATGGGCTTGATGTTGAAACAGTTACATTCTCCTCAGGAAAAGCTGCCCTTGACGCAGTTTTGGGCGGCTCTGCTGATTATGCGACGGTTGCGGAGACTCCAATAATGTTTGCTGGAGCTCGTTCACTTCCTGTTAGAGTTCTCGGCACTTTCACATCTTCACCAGACGATTGTAAGCTAGTAGTAAATACGATTAAAGGAATTGAAGATCCTAAAGACCTGAAGGGGAAGAAAATAGCAGCACTCCAAGGGACCAGTTCCCATTATTTTCTATCAAAGTTCCTCTCTGAAAATGGCTTATCTTTTTCGGATATTGAATTTTTATCGATGAGGCCAACTGAGATGCCCGCGGCTTTTTCGCGAGGAGATATTGATGGTTACGCGATGTGGGAGCCCCATGCGTCTAGGGGTATGAAGTCTATCGGTAGTGATGCGACGTTTTTCTCGGGGGCTTCTTTTTACACAGAAACCTTCAACATTGCTTTTGTAGGAGATTCAGAAACTCTCAATGATGAAGTTCATGTGAAGTTTTTAAGGGCACTATTAGATGCACAGAACTTTATAAACACTGAGAAAGAGGAAGCCATCAGAATAGTTGCCAAGAAGACAGGGATGGAAATCGAAGAGCTCTCTGATATTTGGGAAAACTATGATTTTAAGGTGGAGATAATGCCGGGCTTCGAAGATCTGTTGTCGAGCCAATATGAGTGGGCTGTATCTGAGAAAATAATACAAAAAGCATCTCAAGTAGATATTGATTTTTCCCAGTTAATGTATCGCAACCCGCTAAACACTGTGTCTAACTAAAAATATTTGAGATGATAATAACAGTTGATAAGTCGGTTTTTGAGCATGCTAATATTCAATTGAGGAATTGGTATGGGTTACACAGGTCCGCATTTTATGACGTGCTTCAAACGGGGAAGACTATTCGAGCTGAAGAACTTGAGGGAGTAGAGCTTGAACCACTCTCCGAGATTGGGCTGCTTGATGATTCTAGTAGCCTAGTAAGCACAAATAAATCGATTACGAAGTTTAGGGACCTATTCATCGTAAGTGACCGACCCGATGATCAAAACTTAAATCGTGTATTCCCTCCCTTTCAAGATGAATCGATATTGTTAGCGGAGTCT encodes:
- a CDS encoding ABC transporter substrate-binding protein gives rise to the protein MIKKTFTFVIVTLALLGFCSCVPKEKESQRLILAENLVPLSSITIIAQINGYFVDNGLDVETVTFSSGKAALDAVLGGSADYATVAETPIMFAGARSLPVRVLGTFTSSPDDCKLVVNTIKGIEDPKDLKGKKIAALQGTSSHYFLSKFLSENGLSFSDIEFLSMRPTEMPAAFSRGDIDGYAMWEPHASRGMKSIGSDATFFSGASFYTETFNIAFVGDSETLNDEVHVKFLRALLDAQNFINTEKEEAIRIVAKKTGMEIEELSDIWENYDFKVEIMPGFEDLLSSQYEWAVSEKIIQKASQVDIDFSQLMYRNPLNTVSN